A genomic window from Rattus norvegicus strain BN/NHsdMcwi chromosome 9, GRCr8, whole genome shotgun sequence includes:
- the Cdca3l1 gene encoding cell division cycle-associated protein 3-like codes for MGSTQSVSGTPARPLPRNKHVSRVADSRSPSAGIQRTPIQVESSPQPNPSAEQLNSLKQAQDPDPRSPTLGIAWTPVKISGPDPQCPLVKELSEVFETEVSETEVSESISSPVLGLPQETPLSSDLDLPPDPQVSPEDQLLPWSQTELDSKLVFAKEEAKQSTETTVSG; via the coding sequence ATGGGTTCTACTCAGAGCGTCTCAGGCACTCCAGCTCGGCCTCTGCCACGCAACAAGCATGTGTCTCGGGTGGCAGACTCTCGTTCACCTAGTGCTGGCATCCAGCGCACTCCTATTCAGGTGGAGAGCTCGCCACAGCCAAACCCATCTGCAGAACAGCTGAACAGTCTCAAACAGGCGCAAGACCCAGATCCCCGCTCTCCTACTCTTGGCATTGCGTGGACACCCGTGAAGATCAGTGGTCCAGACCCTCAGTGCCCACTGGTGAAAGAGCTGAGCGAAGTGTTCGAGACCGAAGTGTCCGAGACAGAAGTGTCCGAATCGATTTCCTCTCCAGTGCTTGGTCTGCCCCAGGAAACCCCTTTATCTTCTGATCTGGACCTGCCTCCGGATCCCCAGGTATCCCCTGAGGACCAGTTGCTGCCTTGGAGCCAGACTGAACTCGATTCCAAACTGGTGTTTGCCAAGGAGGAAGCAAAACAATCCACAGAAACCACGGTTTCTGGCTAG